The following coding sequences are from one Leptolyngbya sp. NIES-3755 window:
- a CDS encoding hypothetical protein (hypothetical protein MC7420_6501;~similar to AA sequence:cyanobase_aa:LBDG_41350), with protein MGRKKQPPIWIVVLICSATGVVLGGSASWAESSQCLQDKVVTNQCLTQDPVRKTGEGMFAGMLAGAGGAIGATWSQWNRKS; from the coding sequence ATGGGAAGAAAAAAACAACCCCCGATTTGGATCGTTGTACTGATCTGTAGTGCTACAGGTGTTGTATTAGGTGGGTCGGCAAGCTGGGCAGAAAGTAGCCAGTGTTTGCAGGATAAAGTGGTCACAAATCAGTGCTTGACTCAAGATCCCGTGAGAAAAACAGGGGAAGGAATGTTTGCAGGAATGTTGGCGGGTGCGGGTGGAGCGATCGGCGCAACCTGGAGCCAGTGGAACCGCAAATCTTAG
- a CDS encoding processing peptidase (similar to AA sequence:cyanobase_aa:LBDG_38310), with the protein MPILSHLYVSCKSTGLHSIFFENRPHIRLSVNPLNIHRSPQLSFPIPATVHRLDNGLTLIHHHLPATGVSAIDVWVNAGSVVEPDEWMGMAHFLEHMIFKGTHRIAPGEFDSAIENRGGMTNAATSYDYAHFYMTTASKDFSETLPYLSELLLNAAIPDEEFDRERDVVLEEISQTYDDPDAIAFQFLSELVYQRHPYGRSILGTEDSLMPRSADEMRSFHRAHYQPENMTVVITGDVDLEQAKLRVERAFGKFPDPGSCPRHEAEAEPPITSIRREELYLPRLEQARLLMAWIAPGVEPLTWQNEEELLPWQRVERSNQQDPLKAACGLDLLSAVLASGRTSRFIQEFREERQIVQAIDCSFSLQRDSSLFTIAAWLDPKDLERVEALICDRLSHLMTTPISQAELDRAKRLLCNDYAFSTETPGQLAGLYGYYHSLAEIEAAIAYPHWIQSFTTEDLRDLASHYLSPYHYAAIVVKPGC; encoded by the coding sequence GTGCCAATCCTGTCACACTTATACGTGTCTTGTAAGTCAACAGGATTACATTCGATTTTCTTCGAGAATCGTCCCCACATTCGTCTTTCAGTTAATCCCTTGAATATTCATCGATCGCCCCAACTTTCTTTCCCGATCCCTGCGACTGTGCATCGATTAGACAATGGTTTGACGCTGATTCATCATCATCTTCCCGCGACGGGTGTGAGCGCGATCGATGTCTGGGTGAATGCAGGCTCGGTCGTCGAACCCGATGAATGGATGGGAATGGCGCATTTCCTCGAACACATGATTTTCAAGGGAACGCACCGGATTGCACCAGGAGAATTTGATAGTGCGATCGAGAATCGGGGCGGAATGACAAATGCCGCCACAAGTTATGATTACGCTCATTTTTACATGACCACGGCATCGAAGGACTTTTCGGAAACGCTGCCTTATTTGAGCGAATTACTATTGAATGCAGCGATCCCCGACGAGGAATTTGATCGGGAACGGGATGTCGTTCTAGAAGAGATTTCGCAGACGTATGATGATCCCGATGCGATCGCGTTTCAGTTTCTCTCGGAATTGGTTTATCAGCGGCATCCTTACGGGCGATCGATTTTGGGAACCGAAGACAGTCTCATGCCACGATCGGCAGACGAAATGCGATCGTTCCATCGCGCTCACTATCAGCCAGAGAATATGACGGTTGTAATTACAGGCGATGTGGATCTCGAACAGGCGAAACTTCGGGTAGAGAGAGCGTTTGGTAAGTTTCCTGATCCCGGTTCCTGTCCGCGTCATGAAGCTGAAGCAGAACCACCCATCACGAGTATTCGCCGCGAAGAATTGTACCTTCCGCGACTCGAACAGGCTCGATTGTTAATGGCTTGGATCGCTCCAGGAGTGGAACCGTTGACCTGGCAAAACGAAGAAGAATTATTGCCTTGGCAACGAGTTGAGCGATCAAATCAACAAGATCCGCTCAAAGCTGCTTGTGGACTTGATTTACTCTCAGCCGTTCTTGCCTCTGGGCGGACTTCTCGCTTTATCCAAGAATTTCGTGAAGAACGGCAGATTGTCCAAGCGATCGACTGTAGTTTCTCACTTCAACGCGATTCGAGCTTATTTACGATCGCGGCTTGGCTCGATCCAAAAGATTTAGAACGAGTTGAGGCGCTGATCTGCGATCGTCTTTCTCATTTGATGACGACTCCGATTTCTCAAGCAGAACTCGATCGAGCAAAACGGTTGCTCTGTAATGATTACGCTTTCTCAACCGAAACTCCGGGACAGCTTGCAGGACTATACGGTTATTATCATTCGCTGGCAGAGATTGAAGCAGCGATCGCCTATCCTCACTGGATTCAGTCCTTCACGACCGAAGATTTGCGAGATTTAGCCAGCCATTATCTTTCGCCCTATCACTATGCTGCGATCGTGGTGAAGCCAGGTTGCTAG
- a CDS encoding processing protease (similar to AA sequence:cyanobase_aa:LBDG_38320), whose translation MTSSIASPQNRNIHRTVLDNGITVLVTENPSADIIAARLFFKAGTRWEPYDKAGLSHLVAAVMTKGTERHSSLEIAERVESIGASVSTDAASDYFLVSLKTVSADFPEMLMLAGELLRSATFPESEVELERRLALQAIRSQQEQPFTVALDRLRHAMYGQHPYALSGLGTIETVEKLTREDLQTYYQTHFRPDNLTISIAGRITPEQAVSQVEETLGDWKAPLTPRVELNLPIVTPNPTRSAVPQDTQQSIVILGYHAPSIQSNLMEDYAALKLLNTYLGNGLSSRLFVELREKRGLAYEVSAFYPTRLDTSYFVTYMGTAPSNTSIALSGLKTEVDRLCAAPLSEEEIQTAKNKLLGQYALGKQTNSQLAQIFGWYETLGLGVEFDTQFQTAIAQVTAETAQETACRYFGDPYISLLGPADAIEH comes from the coding sequence GTGACCTCTTCAATTGCCTCGCCTCAAAATCGAAATATTCATCGGACTGTGTTGGACAATGGCATCACAGTGCTCGTGACTGAAAATCCGTCTGCGGATATTATTGCTGCACGTCTCTTTTTCAAAGCTGGAACTCGCTGGGAGCCATACGATAAAGCAGGCTTGTCTCATCTCGTTGCAGCGGTGATGACAAAGGGAACAGAACGGCATTCGTCGCTGGAAATTGCAGAACGAGTGGAATCGATCGGGGCAAGTGTCAGTACGGACGCGGCATCAGATTACTTTTTAGTTAGTCTAAAAACGGTTTCGGCAGATTTTCCTGAAATGCTGATGTTGGCAGGGGAGCTTTTGCGATCGGCAACGTTTCCAGAATCGGAAGTCGAACTCGAACGTCGTTTGGCACTTCAGGCAATCCGATCGCAGCAAGAACAACCGTTTACAGTGGCACTCGATCGATTGCGTCACGCGATGTACGGTCAGCATCCTTACGCTCTTTCAGGCTTGGGAACGATCGAAACCGTTGAGAAATTAACTCGCGAAGATTTGCAGACCTACTATCAAACTCATTTTCGTCCGGATAATTTGACGATCAGCATTGCAGGTCGAATTACTCCAGAGCAAGCTGTATCGCAAGTTGAAGAAACTCTGGGGGATTGGAAAGCACCTCTTACACCGCGAGTTGAGTTAAATTTACCGATCGTCACTCCGAATCCAACCCGAAGTGCAGTCCCACAAGACACGCAGCAATCGATCGTCATTCTTGGCTATCATGCGCCCTCGATTCAATCGAATTTGATGGAAGATTATGCCGCATTAAAGCTATTAAATACTTATCTAGGAAATGGCTTATCGAGTCGTTTGTTTGTGGAATTGCGAGAGAAACGGGGATTAGCTTATGAAGTTTCAGCGTTTTATCCCACTCGATTAGACACGTCGTATTTTGTCACGTATATGGGAACGGCTCCAAGCAACACCTCGATCGCGCTTTCGGGTTTGAAAACTGAAGTCGATCGTCTCTGTGCCGCACCTTTGAGCGAAGAAGAAATCCAAACCGCGAAAAACAAACTACTCGGACAATACGCGCTTGGAAAACAAACCAATTCGCAACTGGCACAAATCTTTGGATGGTATGAAACGCTTGGATTAGGAGTCGAATTCGATACCCAGTTTCAAACCGCGATCGCTCAAGTCACCGCAGAAACCGCCCAAGAAACAGCTTGTCGATATTTTGGCGATCCGTATATTTCCTTGTTAGGACCTGCCGACGCGATCGAGCACTAA
- a CDS encoding pentapeptide repeat protein (similar to AA sequence:cyanobase_aa:LBDG_41130): protein MMTKDQTLQTLLDLIEQVKSADTDDFFALANIANLNPLRDFSESNLTGIDLRSKNMTKADLIEATLVGASLISTNFTEARLISSNLTQANLTDATLTGASLINANLSGAVLVNATLDSANLTGAILTDAKLTYADVRRSILTSADLNGTKLSETNLSYANLKRAHLINADLSGASLYGADLTGADLRGAVLSDTDFVGANVERTRFNEPRWFSRETKRDLTQRGAIFEV, encoded by the coding sequence ATGATGACCAAAGATCAAACTCTTCAAACTCTTCTAGACTTAATCGAACAAGTCAAGTCCGCTGATACCGACGACTTTTTTGCACTCGCGAATATTGCTAATCTCAATCCGCTTCGAGACTTCTCAGAATCCAATCTGACCGGCATCGATCTACGATCGAAAAACATGACCAAAGCAGATTTGATCGAAGCCACGTTGGTTGGAGCCAGTTTGATCAGCACCAATTTCACCGAAGCACGATTGATCAGCAGCAATTTGACTCAGGCAAACCTGACCGATGCTACGTTGACTGGAGCCAGCTTGATCAATGCCAATCTATCCGGTGCGGTTCTCGTGAATGCAACCTTGGATAGTGCGAACTTGACGGGCGCAATTTTGACCGATGCGAAATTGACCTATGCGGATGTTCGTCGATCGATTCTGACCAGTGCTGATTTGAACGGTACGAAACTGAGTGAGACGAATTTGAGCTATGCCAATCTAAAACGTGCTCATCTGATTAATGCTGACTTGAGTGGTGCAAGTCTGTATGGTGCGGATTTGACAGGTGCAGACCTGAGAGGCGCGGTTCTCTCTGATACCGATTTTGTTGGCGCGAACGTTGAAAGAACACGATTTAATGAGCCTCGCTGGTTTTCGAGAGAGACAAAGCGGGATCTGACTCAACGAGGCGCAATTTTTGAAGTCTAG
- a CDS encoding adenylate/guanylate cyclase with GAF and PAS/PAC sensors (similar to AA sequence:cyanobase_aa:LBDG_41140): MTSLSSHLPDQPQTITLNAKPASNLAVASNHALATKGKFSSFLAPLTQEKFKEVVHEVEHKLKIVNQTLSMLDMQGFDTILEEMLNSITAKTGELLNADRTTIYLLDEEKNELYTTVTEGSGRSIEIRFPANQGIAGEVATFKRPVNIPYDFFNDPRSTQAKIQFNKTGYRTYTMLTMPLLNDEGDLVAVVQLINKLQPRCNRALSLDERIALEGFTLQDEELFREFAPSIRLILESSRSFYIATQKQRAANALIKATQSLSQSSLDLDDTLKRVMDEAKKLMNADRSTLWLIDRDRNEIWTRISTAEGTMKELRLPIGVGFAGQVAASGEVINISFDLYEQEGAETAKKTDQANGYRTCSLLCMPVRNADGELIGVTQLVNKTKQGDFPPYDPQDFPQAPERWRASFNRSDQEFMETFNIQAGVALQNARLFETVKQQEQMQRDILRSLTNGVISTDKEGNIIAANESAKKLLGLSEEDAIEGYPITQLIKLEKGSFYNWFNQAITARNREQYYPDQTLQPIHGEEQHSINLSINTIADANDSHRVSGALIVMDDISDEKRLKSTMYRYMTQELAEQLLENPDAAKMGGDRKDVSVLFSDIRSYTTLTETLKAEEVVEMLNQYFESMVEAVFMHKGILDKYIGDAIMAVFGSPLPLDDHEWMAVQTALEMRHRLAAFNQARSSRNEKTIAIGIGINSDTVISGNIGCSKRMEFTAIGDGVNLGSRLEGASKLYGTDIVMSESTYRPCADRIWARELDFIKVKGKNKPVAVYELVGLRSDKISDEKKRVIEHYHSARQHYLNRKFAFAVAEFATVLEIDHRDKAASLHMERCQHWLRTPPPDHWDGSWSLTEK, encoded by the coding sequence ATGACTTCTCTCTCCTCGCATCTGCCCGACCAGCCCCAAACGATTACCCTCAATGCTAAACCCGCTTCAAATCTCGCAGTCGCGTCCAATCACGCACTCGCGACCAAAGGCAAGTTCTCCTCATTTCTCGCACCGCTGACTCAGGAGAAATTCAAAGAAGTCGTTCACGAAGTCGAACACAAGCTCAAAATCGTGAATCAAACTCTATCAATGCTGGACATGCAAGGGTTTGACACGATTCTAGAGGAGATGCTGAACTCGATTACGGCAAAAACTGGAGAATTACTGAATGCCGATCGCACAACCATTTACCTCTTGGATGAAGAGAAAAACGAACTGTATACCACTGTGACTGAGGGATCAGGACGCTCGATCGAGATTCGTTTTCCAGCCAATCAAGGGATCGCGGGTGAAGTCGCAACTTTCAAACGTCCGGTTAACATTCCCTACGATTTTTTCAACGATCCCCGATCGACTCAAGCCAAGATTCAGTTCAACAAAACAGGCTATCGAACCTATACGATGCTCACGATGCCTTTATTGAACGATGAAGGGGATCTGGTTGCAGTGGTGCAATTGATCAACAAACTGCAACCGAGATGCAATCGCGCTCTTTCCCTTGATGAACGAATCGCCCTCGAAGGCTTCACCCTCCAAGATGAAGAACTATTCCGAGAATTTGCGCCCTCGATTCGATTGATTCTGGAATCTTCGCGATCGTTCTACATCGCAACTCAGAAACAACGAGCAGCCAACGCACTCATCAAAGCAACTCAATCCCTAAGCCAAAGTAGTCTGGATCTAGACGACACGCTGAAACGGGTCATGGATGAAGCAAAGAAGCTGATGAATGCCGATCGCAGTACGCTTTGGTTAATCGATCGCGATCGCAATGAGATCTGGACTCGAATCTCAACCGCAGAAGGCACAATGAAAGAATTGCGTTTACCGATCGGAGTCGGCTTTGCGGGGCAGGTTGCGGCTTCTGGCGAAGTGATTAATATTTCATTTGATCTCTACGAACAAGAAGGAGCTGAAACTGCGAAAAAAACCGATCAAGCGAACGGCTATCGAACCTGTAGCTTGTTGTGTATGCCTGTTCGGAACGCAGATGGGGAACTGATTGGAGTCACTCAGTTAGTGAATAAAACTAAGCAAGGTGATTTTCCGCCTTATGATCCCCAAGATTTTCCTCAAGCTCCCGAACGCTGGAGAGCCAGTTTCAACCGCAGCGATCAAGAATTCATGGAAACCTTCAATATTCAAGCTGGGGTTGCTCTTCAGAATGCGCGATTGTTTGAAACCGTGAAGCAACAAGAACAAATGCAGCGGGATATCTTACGATCGCTGACCAATGGCGTAATTTCAACCGACAAAGAAGGCAATATTATCGCCGCGAATGAAAGTGCGAAAAAGTTACTGGGACTAAGCGAAGAAGATGCGATCGAAGGTTATCCAATCACTCAATTGATCAAGCTCGAAAAAGGCAGCTTTTATAACTGGTTTAACCAAGCGATTACCGCTCGGAATCGGGAGCAGTACTATCCCGATCAAACGCTGCAACCGATTCACGGCGAGGAACAACATAGTATCAATTTGTCGATTAATACGATCGCAGATGCAAACGATAGTCATCGAGTATCCGGAGCGCTGATCGTAATGGATGATATCAGCGACGAAAAACGGCTCAAGAGTACGATGTATCGCTATATGACCCAGGAATTGGCAGAACAGCTACTCGAAAATCCGGATGCTGCAAAAATGGGTGGCGATCGTAAAGATGTTTCTGTTCTATTCTCAGACATTCGCAGCTATACGACCTTAACAGAAACACTCAAAGCTGAAGAAGTGGTCGAAATGCTTAATCAGTATTTTGAATCAATGGTCGAAGCGGTCTTTATGCACAAAGGCATTCTCGATAAATATATTGGGGACGCGATCATGGCAGTGTTTGGATCGCCTCTGCCATTAGATGATCATGAATGGATGGCAGTTCAGACCGCGCTAGAAATGCGGCATCGATTAGCGGCATTTAATCAAGCACGATCGAGCCGGAATGAAAAAACGATCGCGATCGGAATCGGGATCAATTCAGATACGGTGATTAGCGGAAATATTGGATGCAGCAAGCGGATGGAATTTACTGCGATCGGAGATGGAGTCAATCTGGGTTCTCGGCTCGAAGGCGCAAGTAAACTCTACGGAACTGACATTGTGATGAGCGAGAGTACTTATCGTCCTTGTGCCGATCGCATCTGGGCGCGGGAACTCGATTTTATTAAAGTCAAAGGCAAAAATAAACCTGTTGCAGTGTACGAACTCGTGGGACTGCGATCGGATAAAATTTCTGATGAGAAAAAGCGCGTAATTGAACATTATCACAGCGCCCGCCAACACTATTTGAATCGAAAATTCGCCTTTGCAGTCGCAGAATTCGCGACCGTTCTCGAAATCGATCACCGTGATAAAGCCGCCTCTTTACACATGGAACGCTGCCAACATTGGTTAAGAACACCCCCGCCTGATCATTGGGACGGTTCTTGGTCACTCACCGAAAAGTAA
- a CDS encoding cyclic peptide transporter (similar to AA sequence:cyanobase_aa:LBDG_15870) — protein sequence MQLISFLLRSSRKLVAIAIFTGFLSGISSAGLIALISRGLGNPNSAIGQIAGAFIGLAVLSLVTSVISQVVLIRLAQDAVFNLRLQLSRQILSSELRHLEQLGNARMMATLTEDVQAVANAVSSFPFLCIDLATVVGCFFYIGSLSWIVFAMVMGLFVFAFWTCQWMLNQARRRMVYAREDQDSLFRHFRSITDGIKEMKLHYPRRQVFLTKELETTSASFRRHNVDALILFAAAGSWGKLIFFFAIGFVLFALPNLLSIPLETLSGYVLTFTYLMLPLDKLVLKLPILSQASVSLQKIETLGLSLQSRAEASSIPNHIHQNWQKIELRHVTHRYYQSEDTQFTLGEINLTLNAGEIVFIVGGNGSGKSTLAKLLTGLYAPESGTITLDGTPITHANREWYRQHFSTVFADFYLFDRLLGLDATDQDALNYLHQLQLDHKVQIKNGQFSTTELSQGQRKRLALLTAYLEDRPIYLFDEWASDQDPTFRELFYTEFLPKLKHRGKTVWVISHDDHYFQFSDRVIKLDYGRIEFDRLTR from the coding sequence ATGCAATTGATTTCTTTTCTGCTTCGCTCGTCCCGCAAACTCGTCGCGATCGCTATTTTCACAGGTTTCCTAAGCGGGATTAGTAGCGCCGGATTGATTGCATTAATCAGTCGAGGATTGGGCAATCCGAATTCAGCGATCGGGCAAATTGCAGGTGCATTCATTGGGCTTGCAGTTCTCTCACTCGTGACCAGTGTAATTTCTCAAGTCGTGCTCATTCGCCTCGCTCAAGATGCTGTGTTTAACTTGCGACTACAGTTGAGCCGACAGATTCTCTCGTCTGAGTTGCGACATCTAGAACAGCTTGGAAATGCTCGGATGATGGCAACTTTAACTGAAGATGTGCAAGCTGTCGCGAATGCGGTTTCTTCGTTTCCATTTCTCTGCATTGATTTAGCCACGGTGGTCGGCTGTTTTTTCTACATCGGATCACTGTCTTGGATTGTGTTTGCAATGGTGATGGGCTTGTTTGTGTTTGCATTCTGGACTTGCCAATGGATGCTAAATCAAGCTCGTCGGAGAATGGTATATGCGCGGGAAGATCAAGATAGTTTGTTTCGGCATTTTCGATCGATTACCGATGGCATCAAGGAGATGAAACTCCACTATCCGCGTCGTCAGGTGTTTCTAACTAAAGAACTAGAAACCACATCAGCATCTTTTCGCCGCCATAACGTGGATGCACTGATTCTTTTTGCTGCGGCTGGGAGTTGGGGAAAGCTAATTTTCTTTTTCGCGATCGGCTTTGTGTTGTTTGCTCTCCCGAATCTACTCTCAATCCCACTCGAAACGCTGTCAGGCTATGTTCTAACCTTCACTTATTTAATGTTGCCGCTTGATAAATTAGTGTTGAAGCTCCCGATTCTAAGCCAGGCAAGTGTTTCACTACAAAAGATTGAAACCTTGGGACTATCGCTACAAAGTCGCGCAGAAGCTTCGAGCATTCCAAATCACATTCACCAAAATTGGCAGAAAATTGAGCTTCGTCATGTCACTCATCGCTATTACCAATCCGAAGATACACAGTTCACACTTGGCGAAATCAATCTCACATTGAATGCAGGTGAAATTGTTTTTATTGTCGGTGGTAATGGGAGTGGTAAATCGACACTAGCAAAGCTACTCACTGGATTGTATGCACCTGAATCGGGAACAATTACACTTGATGGAACGCCCATCACCCATGCAAATCGAGAATGGTATCGCCAGCACTTTTCGACCGTGTTTGCTGACTTTTATTTATTCGATCGCTTACTCGGATTAGATGCAACTGACCAAGACGCATTGAACTATCTGCATCAACTACAGCTAGATCACAAAGTTCAAATCAAAAATGGTCAGTTCTCCACAACTGAACTATCACAAGGACAAAGAAAGCGATTGGCATTGTTAACGGCTTACCTTGAAGATCGTCCGATCTATCTATTCGATGAATGGGCTTCGGATCAAGATCCAACCTTTCGAGAATTGTTCTACACCGAGTTTTTACCGAAGTTGAAGCATCGGGGCAAAACGGTTTGGGTAATCAGTCACGATGATCATTATTTTCAATTTAGCGATCGTGTGATCAAACTCGACTATGGACGAATTGAATTCGATCGCTTAACACGCTAG